A DNA window from Novosphingobium sp. RL4 contains the following coding sequences:
- the trxB gene encoding thioredoxin-disulfide reductase: MATTHKTRMLIIGSGPAGLSAAIYGARAGMEPIVVQGLQPGGQLTITTDVENYPGFREVIQGPWLMQEMEAQAVHVGTRMMYDIITSVDLNGPIFKAVGDSGDIYEGDTLVIATGAQAQWLGVPGEQELSGKGVSACATCDGFFYRGKKVVVIGGGNTAVEEALYLTNHSDEVTLIHRRDSLRAEKILQDRLFANPKINVVWDKRVERFMEGENGELRALALIDTKTGEQSEILTDGAFVAIGHAPATELFKGKLAMDETGYLLVQPGTPKTDIAGVFACGDVMDHVYRQAITAAGTGCMAALDAERYLAARDFAEAAKVEA; this comes from the coding sequence ATGGCGACGACGCACAAGACCCGCATGCTCATCATCGGTTCCGGCCCGGCCGGTCTCTCGGCCGCGATCTATGGCGCGCGCGCCGGGATGGAGCCGATCGTTGTGCAGGGTCTGCAGCCCGGCGGCCAGCTTACCATCACCACCGACGTCGAGAATTATCCCGGTTTCCGCGAAGTCATTCAGGGCCCCTGGCTGATGCAGGAAATGGAGGCGCAGGCTGTCCATGTCGGCACCCGCATGATGTACGACATCATCACCTCGGTTGACCTCAACGGCCCGATCTTCAAGGCTGTCGGCGATTCGGGCGATATCTATGAGGGCGATACCCTCGTCATCGCCACCGGCGCACAGGCGCAGTGGCTCGGCGTCCCCGGCGAGCAGGAACTTTCGGGCAAGGGCGTCTCGGCCTGCGCCACGTGCGATGGTTTCTTCTATCGCGGCAAGAAGGTCGTGGTGATCGGCGGCGGCAATACCGCGGTCGAGGAAGCGCTCTACCTCACCAACCATTCCGACGAAGTGACCCTGATCCACCGCCGAGACAGCTTGCGCGCCGAGAAGATCCTGCAGGACCGCCTTTTCGCGAACCCGAAGATCAACGTCGTTTGGGACAAGCGCGTCGAACGCTTCATGGAAGGCGAAAATGGCGAACTGCGCGCCCTTGCGCTGATCGACACCAAGACCGGCGAGCAGAGCGAAATCCTTACGGACGGTGCTTTCGTCGCCATCGGACACGCACCGGCGACGGAACTGTTCAAGGGCAAGCTGGCCATGGACGAGACCGGCTATCTCCTCGTCCAGCCGGGCACGCCCAAGACCGATATCGCCGGCGTTTTCGCTTGCGGCGACGTGATGGATCACGTCTATCGCCAGGCCATTACCGCTGCCGGTACCGGCTGCATGGCGGCGCTCGATGCCGAGCGTTATCTTGCGGCGCGGGATTTCGCCGAAGCGGCGAAGGTCGAAGCCTGA
- a CDS encoding alpha/beta hydrolase, with protein MKSQLGPTSNRFISQRLRLNYVDWGNPDAPPLILQHGGRDHCRSWDWVAEELRQDWHVICPDLRGHGDSEWSPEGHYGMDALVYDFAQLVHTLGHEKVTIIAHSLGGNVATRFTGLFPEKVEKFVNIEGLGPPPHIRRQMEERGIGDRLKQWIEDKRRASGRMPRKYATRKDAYQRMKEENSFLTEEQARHLTIHGASRNEDGTWSWKFDNYVNVWSVSDLPTSDVVALWQAITCPVLMLWGKNSFSQSPADDGRIDWFPTARLVEYEDAGHWLHHDQFNRFMGDVKAFLAP; from the coding sequence ATGAAAAGCCAGCTCGGACCGACCTCCAACCGTTTCATCTCGCAGCGCCTGCGGCTCAACTATGTCGACTGGGGCAACCCGGACGCGCCGCCGCTGATTCTCCAGCACGGCGGGCGCGACCATTGCCGCAGCTGGGATTGGGTGGCCGAGGAACTGCGACAGGACTGGCACGTGATCTGTCCGGATCTGCGCGGCCACGGCGATTCCGAATGGTCTCCCGAGGGCCACTACGGAATGGACGCCCTCGTCTACGATTTCGCCCAGCTCGTGCATACGTTGGGGCACGAGAAAGTGACCATCATCGCCCATTCGCTCGGCGGAAACGTCGCAACGCGCTTCACCGGCCTGTTCCCCGAGAAAGTCGAGAAATTCGTCAATATCGAAGGGCTCGGCCCGCCACCGCACATCCGCCGCCAGATGGAAGAGCGCGGGATCGGCGACCGGCTGAAACAATGGATCGAGGACAAGCGCCGGGCCTCCGGACGGATGCCGCGCAAGTACGCGACCCGCAAGGACGCCTACCAGCGGATGAAAGAGGAGAACTCCTTCCTTACCGAGGAGCAGGCACGCCATCTGACGATCCATGGCGCCAGCCGCAACGAGGACGGCACCTGGAGCTGGAAATTCGACAACTACGTCAATGTCTGGTCCGTATCGGATCTGCCGACTTCGGATGTGGTTGCCTTGTGGCAAGCCATCACCTGCCCCGTGCTCATGCTGTGGGGCAAGAACAGCTTCTCGCAGAGCCCGGCCGACGACGGGCGGATAGACTGGTTCCCCACGGCTCGGCTAGTCGAATACGAAGACGCCGGCCATTGGCTCCATCATGACCAGTTCAACAGGTTCATGGGTGACGTGAAGGCATTTCTCGCGCCCTGA
- a CDS encoding HlyD family secretion protein, with translation MNAETTIAAENQISLPVRPARRRLRRVLMLAGPLVALTGVIWFYLAGGRYEETDNAALQTGMVAISPSIAGTVVSVEVRENQHVRKGDVLFRIKSGSFAAAVSEAEAELAKSRTDASSQRADYREALSQVGAARAKQDYAASEAARQKSLMAEGISSRAQYEQAATEARTAREGVAAAEARAESLRASLAGLIEGDTSTLPEVRKAAAKLDQARIDLSDTVVRAPQDGVVTRVNQLQPGNYVTPGRAVFMLTGERFWVQANFKEDQLRYMRAGQHATVRLDAFPDRAFKGHVESFSPGTGSSFAVLPADNATGNWVKVVQRLPVQIAIEESAGDLPLGAGLSVHVEVDTRHERRLFAADTPAAPARRP, from the coding sequence ATGAACGCCGAAACAACGATCGCGGCAGAGAACCAGATTTCCCTGCCCGTCCGCCCGGCCAGGCGTCGTCTGCGAAGGGTTCTGATGCTGGCTGGGCCGCTGGTCGCCTTGACGGGTGTGATCTGGTTCTACCTCGCCGGAGGTCGCTACGAAGAAACCGACAATGCGGCGCTTCAGACCGGCATGGTCGCGATCAGCCCCAGCATCGCCGGCACGGTCGTTTCCGTCGAAGTGCGGGAGAATCAGCACGTCCGTAAGGGTGACGTGCTGTTCCGCATCAAGTCCGGCAGTTTTGCAGCAGCGGTGTCGGAGGCGGAAGCCGAACTGGCCAAGTCCCGGACAGACGCGAGTTCGCAGCGGGCAGACTATCGCGAAGCACTGTCGCAGGTCGGCGCGGCAAGGGCGAAACAGGATTATGCGGCAAGCGAAGCCGCTCGCCAGAAATCGCTCATGGCAGAGGGAATTTCCTCTCGCGCGCAGTACGAACAGGCTGCAACCGAAGCGCGCACCGCCCGCGAAGGCGTCGCCGCTGCCGAGGCCCGAGCCGAAAGCCTTCGCGCCAGCCTTGCCGGCCTGATCGAGGGTGACACCTCAACCCTGCCCGAAGTGCGCAAGGCGGCGGCAAAACTGGACCAGGCGCGGATAGACCTTTCCGACACCGTCGTCCGGGCCCCGCAGGACGGCGTGGTGACACGCGTGAACCAGCTTCAGCCCGGTAACTACGTCACCCCGGGCCGCGCCGTTTTCATGCTAACCGGCGAACGTTTCTGGGTGCAGGCGAACTTCAAGGAAGATCAACTGCGCTACATGCGCGCGGGCCAGCACGCCACGGTCAGACTCGACGCCTTCCCCGACCGCGCCTTCAAGGGCCATGTCGAAAGTTTCAGCCCCGGGACCGGATCGAGCTTCGCGGTGCTTCCGGCGGACAATGCAACCGGCAACTGGGTCAAGGTCGTCCAGCGACTGCCGGTCCAGATCGCGATAGAAGAATCCGCAGGCGACCTTCCGCTCGGCGCGGGCCTGAGCGTCCATGTCGAAGTCGATACCCGCCATGAACGTCGCTTGTTCGCCGCCGATACACCGGCCGCGCCGGCACGCCGGCCTTGA